Sequence from the Clostridium saccharobutylicum DSM 13864 genome:
TGGTAATGTCTTTTTATCTTTAAAGGCTATACCGATGGTACGAACAATAGGTGGGTATATTTTTTTCTTTACAATGTTATAATTCATTTTATTTAATATCGATTCTGGTAAAATAGCAATTCCCAAGCCCTTTTCTACCATGGACATAATTGTATAATCATCATAAACAGTATATTGTATATTTGGATGTAGATCATTTTGTCCAAAAAATTTTAATGGTACACTTAACTGTCCCTCATCTAAAAGAATAAAAGGTTCCTGTGACAGTTCCGTTAAAGTTAATTTTTTATGATTAGTCAGTTCATGATTATAAGGTAAAACAGCTAGCATTTCATCTCGTTTTAAAGGAATTATGTGTAGATTAGTAACTGCATCAGGATTAACAAAGCCGAAATCGACACTACCTTCTTTAATTAACTTGGCAATGCTTGTATATTGTCCTTGCTGAAGTTCAAATTTTACTGATGGATATAATTCTTTAAAGTTTTTTATTAAGTCAGGAAGCCAGCTTGAAGAAACACTTGAAAAA
This genomic interval carries:
- a CDS encoding LysR family transcriptional regulator; the protein is MNQYYAFIKIIEIGSFTKAAEELGYTQSAISQMVRSLEEELSTTLILRSRKGITLTPDGEEFLPYIRKLYNSYRELMEKSKEMQGLQGGIVRIGTFSSVSSSWLPDLIKNFKELYPSVKFELQQGQYTSIAKLIKEGSVDFGFVNPDAVTNLHIIPLKRDEMLAVLPYNHELTNHKKLTLTELSQEPFILLDEGQLSVPLKFFGQNDLHPNIQYTVYDDYTIMSMVEKGLGIAILPESILNKMNYNIVKKKIYPPIVRTIGIAFKDKKTLPIASRYFIDFILKQFNDII